The Oceanisphaera avium genome includes a region encoding these proteins:
- a CDS encoding RNA recognition motif domain-containing protein produces the protein MKLIIRGLSRLTTEEKILALLTPYGLVQYFHLVMDPNTQNSKGFGFAFMPNPAQAKAAIKSLNGIEVDGEKIRVKKAEDKPTDPNAAETK, from the coding sequence ATGAAACTCATAATCCGCGGTTTATCTCGCCTTACCACTGAGGAAAAAATCCTCGCCCTGCTCACGCCTTATGGTTTAGTACAGTATTTTCATTTAGTTATGGATCCTAATACGCAAAACTCTAAGGGTTTTGGCTTTGCTTTTATGCCTAATCCTGCCCAAGCCAAGGCGGCCATTAAAAGCTTAAATGGCATTGAAGTAGACGGTGAAAAAATTCGAGTAAAGAAAGCCGAAGATAAACCGACCGATCCTAACGCTGCGGAAACTAAATAA
- a CDS encoding sodium:solute symporter family transporter — MLLSTTQALFWLCLFAAIFAIPGMLYARRQQDKIEDFVVARNSQNGMATMLTLLATTLGTWILFGPAEAATWGGIGAVTGYALGSLAPRFMMIPLGKRLRELIPEGHTLTEFVLHRYGKTMYGFVLVIMLFYMFISLTAGLTAIAKMVNLIAPVPLWTTATIVMVATLLYTLYGGLRVTIFTDRLQMIVILPFLLLLIMFGWFAVGGMGPTIAGLKEKAPELLNPFDLNGFKSGLTFFIAVVLTGLFSQGTWQRIFAAQNNRAIRNGFIVSGVMSFIFIFILGLFGLAFVGLDLPGDGSVAVFDVLLANVPMWFVIGLLPFGLALIMSSADSTISGISSMLVVDLRRMLPEVSANRLLGLSRWAIVLISIPVLVVASQGFSVLYLFLFADLLCCAAAFPVFFGFYSARYQAYNAVLSTAAGLVAGLWLFPAPAAEIEFLLESFLLASLVPVMVSGLFMMLPSRQVFDFSILSQRIRSLES; from the coding sequence ATGCTACTGTCCACCACTCAAGCCCTGTTTTGGCTGTGTTTATTTGCCGCTATTTTCGCCATTCCTGGCATGCTTTACGCTCGCCGCCAACAAGATAAAATTGAAGACTTTGTTGTAGCGCGTAATAGCCAAAATGGCATGGCCACTATGCTAACTCTGCTAGCAACTACCTTAGGCACTTGGATATTATTTGGCCCAGCTGAAGCCGCCACTTGGGGTGGCATAGGCGCGGTCACCGGTTATGCACTGGGCTCACTTGCGCCCCGTTTTATGATGATCCCCTTGGGTAAACGCTTACGTGAGCTCATTCCAGAAGGTCATACACTCACTGAGTTTGTATTGCACCGCTATGGCAAAACCATGTACGGCTTTGTGTTAGTGATTATGCTGTTTTATATGTTTATTTCACTCACCGCAGGCTTAACTGCCATTGCTAAAATGGTTAATTTAATCGCGCCTGTGCCCCTATGGACGACCGCCACCATAGTGATGGTGGCCACCTTGCTTTACACGCTATATGGGGGCTTGCGTGTTACTATTTTTACCGACCGTTTACAGATGATAGTGATACTGCCGTTTTTATTATTGCTGATCATGTTTGGCTGGTTTGCCGTAGGTGGCATGGGACCCACCATTGCCGGTTTAAAAGAAAAAGCACCCGAGCTACTTAATCCCTTTGATCTAAATGGCTTTAAATCTGGACTCACTTTCTTTATTGCCGTGGTGCTTACCGGCCTTTTTTCGCAAGGCACCTGGCAGCGTATCTTTGCCGCCCAAAACAACAGAGCCATTCGCAACGGTTTTATTGTAAGTGGTGTGATGAGCTTTATTTTTATCTTTATCTTAGGGTTATTTGGCTTAGCCTTTGTTGGCCTAGATTTGCCAGGTGATGGCTCGGTGGCAGTGTTTGATGTGCTGCTAGCCAATGTGCCGATGTGGTTTGTCATTGGCTTACTGCCCTTTGGCTTGGCCTTAATAATGAGTAGCGCCGACTCTACCATTAGCGGTATTTCTAGCATGCTAGTAGTAGACTTACGCCGTATGCTACCCGAGGTAAGCGCTAATCGCTTATTAGGCCTTTCCCGCTGGGCGATTGTGTTAATTTCAATTCCGGTGCTGGTGGTAGCATCCCAGGGCTTTAGTGTTTTATACCTGTTTTTGTTTGCCGATCTCTTATGTTGTGCCGCCGCTTTCCCGGTGTTCTTTGGTTTTTATAGCGCCCGCTATCAAGCCTATAATGCGGTACTCAGTACAGCGGCCGGCTTAGTTGCTGGCTTGTGGCTCTTCCCCGCCCCAGCAGCTGAGATTGAATTTTTATTGGAATCTTTCTTACTGGCAAGCTTAGTGCCGGTGATGGTATCTGGCTTATTTATGATGCTACCCAGTCGCCAAGTATTTGATTTTTCAATTCTTAGCCAGCGTATTCGCAGCCTAGAAAGCTAA
- a CDS encoding DMT family transporter, translated as MFMQTWHAHLRVLLATLFIAGSFIVSAQLAPVAPAASLTLLRFLLAAILMLPWILINAERRRKLLQALPRGLIISLFYSLFFICLFEALHTTTALNTSTLFTLVPLITSVLGIWLLHTPIRRPQACSYLLGILGALWVIFEGNPSRALALQLNQGDKIFLLGVLSMCAYSLSMKLLYRGDSIGVLTCAILIGGAFWMGLAVWLVDIPLQWQNLGPNDRLAMAYLVVCATLGSVYLYQSGSIQLGPQKVMAYTYLNPAAVTILPWLFIGAPIAAVLWPGILISCLATWQLQRTTKVTASTSLTAPSALPLNTFDRDSRE; from the coding sequence ATGTTTATGCAAACCTGGCACGCCCATCTACGCGTGCTACTCGCTACCTTATTTATTGCAGGCTCTTTTATCGTTTCGGCGCAGCTGGCACCCGTAGCACCAGCCGCCTCCCTGACGCTACTGCGTTTTTTGCTGGCCGCAATCTTGATGCTGCCATGGATATTGATCAATGCCGAACGACGGCGAAAACTGCTACAAGCACTGCCACGTGGGCTGATTATTAGCCTCTTCTATTCACTTTTTTTTATCTGCCTGTTTGAAGCGTTGCATACCACTACCGCCCTTAACACCAGTACCTTATTTACCTTAGTACCCCTGATCACCAGCGTATTAGGGATTTGGCTATTACATACCCCTATCAGGCGCCCTCAGGCATGCAGTTATTTACTGGGTATATTAGGTGCACTCTGGGTGATCTTCGAAGGCAATCCAAGCCGAGCGCTGGCACTACAACTTAATCAGGGCGACAAAATATTTCTGCTGGGCGTGCTCAGCATGTGTGCCTATTCATTGAGTATGAAGTTGCTCTATCGCGGTGACTCAATCGGCGTGCTGACCTGTGCCATTTTAATAGGGGGCGCTTTTTGGATGGGGCTGGCCGTCTGGCTAGTCGATATTCCGCTACAGTGGCAAAACCTAGGACCAAATGATCGACTGGCAATGGCCTATCTAGTAGTTTGCGCCACCCTAGGCAGCGTGTATCTCTATCAATCTGGCAGCATTCAACTTGGCCCGCAAAAAGTCATGGCTTACACCTATCTCAACCCCGCTGCAGTCACCATATTGCCTTGGCTATTTATCGGTGCGCCGATCGCTGCAGTACTCTGGCCAGGCATACTGATATCCTGCTTAGCGACTTGGCAACTACAGCGCACCACCAAGGTTACAGCATCAACCAGCCTAACGGCGCCAAGCGCACTGCCGTTAAATACTTTCGATCGCGATAGCCGCGAGTAA
- a CDS encoding nitroreductase family protein — MHTLDAITTRRAVKQYDAAFIMPEADIKQLFHCMLQAPTAFNLQHWRFVQVEDRQLRAEMRKAAGDQAQVTDASLLLVLCADTQAWQRNPAHCWRHAPINTQDLMLSMIHGFYENQPQLQRDEAIRSIGMVAQTAMLAAKAMGYDSCPMIGFDTQRVSELIQLPDDHVIGMMLTIGKADKEAWPKPGQLSLENVRVLDRFQR; from the coding sequence ATGCACACTCTCGACGCCATCACGACTCGCCGCGCAGTCAAACAATATGATGCGGCCTTCATCATGCCTGAAGCCGATATTAAACAATTGTTTCACTGCATGCTGCAGGCTCCCACAGCCTTTAATCTACAACATTGGCGCTTCGTGCAGGTTGAGGATCGACAATTACGCGCCGAAATGCGTAAAGCCGCAGGAGATCAAGCTCAGGTCACCGATGCATCGCTATTACTGGTGCTGTGTGCCGATACTCAAGCTTGGCAGCGTAACCCTGCACATTGCTGGCGCCATGCGCCCATCAACACTCAAGATCTTATGCTGTCGATGATTCACGGCTTCTATGAAAATCAGCCACAGCTACAACGTGACGAAGCAATCCGCTCGATTGGTATGGTCGCGCAAACTGCCATGTTGGCAGCCAAAGCCATGGGTTACGACAGCTGCCCCATGATAGGTTTTGATACCCAGCGTGTTAGCGAGCTTATTCAGCTACCCGACGATCATGTGATCGGCATGATGCTGACCATAGGAAAAGCGGACAAAGAGGCTTGGCCTAAACCCGGACAACTCTCATTGGAAAACGTGAGAGTGCTGGACCGTTTCCAGCGCTAA
- a CDS encoding LysR family transcriptional regulator, producing the protein MCTNAQVDDWHEIYIAYQVARLGSLSAAALQLDVHHSTVLRRINALETKLGTRLFHRHARGYVATEAGQALLAAAAQAEETFSRMRAQVGESEALAGTLILTSVNNLVPYITPLLAEFQRQHPNIRLEYSADRRVYRLEHGEAHVGIRSGSRPQELDYVVQHLTRAAGTLYASREYVRRYGCITSLEDIAGHRFIGTTSPRPGSLFMRWMEKKVLPEQIFYRVQDFTGFIPALEAGMGCGPLSCWQASLASGLQPLLPPPESWTHDLWLTSHGDLHSTAKVQAFTQFIKSSIAERQSDFIPV; encoded by the coding sequence ATGTGCACAAATGCACAGGTGGATGACTGGCACGAGATCTATATTGCTTATCAGGTAGCCAGATTGGGCTCGTTAAGTGCGGCTGCCCTACAGCTTGATGTGCATCACAGCACGGTATTACGCCGCATTAATGCGCTGGAAACTAAGCTAGGTACTCGTCTATTTCACCGCCATGCGCGTGGTTATGTTGCGACCGAAGCAGGGCAAGCCTTATTGGCCGCCGCCGCGCAGGCCGAAGAGACTTTTAGCCGGATGCGCGCCCAAGTTGGCGAGAGTGAAGCCCTCGCGGGCACGCTGATCCTCACCTCAGTCAATAATCTGGTTCCCTACATAACACCACTGCTGGCGGAGTTTCAGCGGCAACACCCGAATATACGCCTGGAATACTCCGCCGATCGCCGAGTGTATCGGCTAGAGCATGGTGAGGCGCATGTCGGCATACGGTCGGGATCTCGACCGCAAGAGCTGGATTATGTTGTTCAGCACCTTACTCGGGCTGCAGGAACTTTATATGCCAGTCGTGAATATGTACGCCGTTATGGCTGTATTACTTCGCTCGAGGACATCGCTGGGCATCGTTTTATCGGCACCACTAGCCCACGTCCTGGCAGTTTATTTATGCGCTGGATGGAGAAGAAGGTGTTACCGGAGCAGATTTTTTATCGGGTGCAGGATTTCACCGGTTTTATTCCAGCTCTGGAGGCGGGAATGGGTTGTGGCCCTTTGAGTTGTTGGCAGGCAAGTTTGGCTTCTGGGCTGCAGCCCTTGTTGCCACCACCGGAAAGTTGGACCCATGATCTGTGGTTAACAAGCCACGGTGATCTGCATAGCACCGCTAAGGTGCAGGCCTTTACGCAGTTTATCAAAAGCAGCATTGCCGAGCGCCAGAGTGACTTTATACCGGTTTAA
- the pyrC gene encoding dihydroorotase, with protein sequence MSTQPTSLTITRPDDWHLHLRDGAQLSDTVRDASRYLGRALVMPNLLPPATTTELALAYYDKITAVRPDGSQFEPLMSLYLTDKTDPQEIRRAKACGKIVACKLYPAGATTNSDSGVTDVKNIYAVLEVMQELGILLLVHGEVTDANIDIFDREKVFLETILPNVVRDFPDLKIVLEHITTEHAVKFVEQAGDNVAATITVHHLLYNRNHMLVGGIRPHYYCLPILKRNTHQQALVKAATSGSKKFFMGTDSAPHFKKNKETACGCAGAYTSHAAVELYAEVFEEAGALDKLEAFTSHNGPDFYGLPRNADTITLVKETWSVPATLPLGGEELVPIRAGETISWMVK encoded by the coding sequence ATGAGCACACAACCGACTAGCCTAACCATTACTCGCCCCGATGATTGGCATTTGCACCTGCGCGACGGCGCACAACTTAGCGATACGGTGCGCGATGCCAGCCGTTATTTAGGCCGCGCCTTGGTTATGCCAAATTTGTTACCACCGGCAACCACCACCGAACTGGCGCTGGCTTATTACGATAAGATCACCGCGGTGCGCCCAGACGGCAGTCAGTTTGAGCCTTTAATGAGCTTGTATCTCACCGATAAAACCGATCCCCAAGAAATTCGCCGCGCTAAAGCTTGCGGTAAAATTGTGGCCTGTAAGTTATATCCTGCGGGTGCCACTACCAACTCCGACTCTGGCGTAACTGACGTAAAAAATATTTACGCGGTATTGGAGGTGATGCAGGAGCTGGGCATTTTGCTACTGGTACACGGCGAAGTAACTGATGCTAATATAGATATTTTTGACCGCGAGAAAGTCTTTTTAGAGACCATTTTACCCAATGTAGTGCGTGACTTTCCTGATCTTAAAATCGTCCTTGAGCACATTACTACCGAGCATGCAGTGAAGTTTGTTGAGCAAGCCGGTGATAATGTGGCCGCTACTATTACTGTGCATCATTTACTTTATAACCGTAACCATATGTTAGTAGGTGGAATTCGCCCCCACTATTACTGCTTACCTATTTTAAAGCGCAACACTCACCAACAAGCGCTAGTAAAAGCCGCCACTAGCGGCAGTAAAAAGTTCTTTATGGGGACTGACTCAGCACCACATTTTAAGAAAAATAAAGAAACTGCCTGTGGCTGTGCCGGTGCTTACACCTCTCATGCGGCCGTTGAGCTGTATGCCGAAGTGTTTGAAGAAGCCGGTGCACTGGATAAGTTAGAAGCGTTTACTAGCCATAACGGCCCCGACTTCTACGGCCTGCCACGCAACGCCGACACCATCACCTTGGTCAAAGAAACTTGGTCTGTGCCTGCCACTCTGCCGTTAGGTGGTGAAGAGCTGGTGCCAATTCGTGCCGGTGAAACCATCAGCTGGATGGTGAAGTAA
- a CDS encoding 3-oxoacyl-ACP reductase → MQQHHIHTPSAPTFDQQVVLVTGGARGLGEHLVRAFLREGAKVVINYLKSAQAAEQLANDYPNQALALQADVTDADAVGALFAKAHAHFGQPITTVINNALPAFSFNGDARENAEQLSWNNVHQQFEGIVKGALNTTQAALSGMREAGFGRIVNVGTNLFQNPVVPYHDYTAAKAALLSLTRTLSQDLGPDQITVNMVSGGLLRTTDASAATPEAVFDYIAANTPLRRVTTPAEFADAILFFASPWSRSVTGQNLVVDGGLVKN, encoded by the coding sequence ATGCAACAGCATCATATTCATACCCCCTCAGCCCCAACATTTGACCAACAAGTGGTATTAGTCACCGGCGGCGCGCGCGGCCTAGGCGAGCATTTAGTACGCGCCTTTTTGCGTGAAGGCGCCAAAGTCGTAATTAACTATCTTAAAAGCGCCCAAGCTGCTGAGCAATTAGCAAACGACTATCCAAATCAAGCGCTGGCATTGCAAGCGGATGTCACTGATGCCGATGCGGTAGGGGCATTATTTGCTAAAGCCCATGCCCATTTTGGGCAGCCTATTACTACTGTGATTAATAATGCCCTTCCGGCTTTTTCCTTTAACGGTGATGCTCGTGAAAATGCTGAGCAGTTAAGCTGGAATAATGTACACCAGCAGTTTGAAGGTATCGTAAAAGGTGCGCTAAACACCACACAGGCCGCATTGTCAGGCATGCGTGAAGCCGGTTTTGGCCGCATTGTTAACGTGGGCACTAACTTATTCCAAAACCCAGTGGTGCCGTATCACGACTACACTGCTGCTAAAGCGGCGTTACTCTCGTTAACGCGCACGCTGTCTCAAGACTTAGGCCCTGATCAAATTACCGTAAATATGGTATCTGGTGGTTTATTACGCACCACAGATGCCTCGGCTGCCACCCCAGAAGCGGTGTTTGATTACATTGCCGCTAATACACCGCTGCGCCGTGTAACCACACCTGCAGAGTTTGCTGATGCGATTTTATTTTTTGCCTCTCCTTGGTCGCGTTCCGTAACTGGCCAAAACTTGGTAGTAGATGGCGGCTTGGTGAAAAACTAA
- a CDS encoding LLM class flavin-dependent oxidoreductase has protein sequence MAANNQASRMMHLNLFLMGCGHHKGAWRHPKSAVERLGDIDYYEEMAQIAERGKLDAVFFADGQAAVNVADGTPFFLEPLTAMAAMSRATEKIGFISTVSSTFYTPFHAARMVASLDHISKGRMGWNVVTSMFDMEARNHNYEAMPVHAERYRRADEFVDAVLKLWDSWDADALTLDRFGHYADPAKVKAINHHGEFFLVDGPLNVPRPPQGHPVLFQAGASDQGRELAARRAEAIYAVAYDLTAAQEYYRDIKRRVKAAGRDVDVPIMPGLVTYVAATEEEAKAKQRELDEMLPVAASLRQLGLFIERDCSDWDLDSPMPALPPLAEFTGPKGRYATILRIIETEQPTVRELLGRLAAGGGHCTMVGTPTQIADQMELWFNNEGADGFNLMPPSLPYSLNDFVEQVVPELQRRGLFRQDYETDTLRGHLGLAKP, from the coding sequence ATGGCAGCTAACAATCAAGCATCACGCATGATGCACCTTAATTTATTTTTAATGGGGTGCGGTCATCATAAAGGCGCTTGGCGCCATCCTAAGTCGGCGGTAGAGCGCTTAGGAGACATTGATTATTACGAAGAAATGGCGCAAATCGCCGAGCGCGGTAAGTTAGATGCCGTCTTTTTTGCCGACGGCCAAGCGGCAGTAAACGTAGCTGACGGCACGCCTTTTTTCCTTGAGCCATTAACCGCCATGGCGGCCATGAGCCGGGCTACTGAAAAAATTGGCTTTATTAGTACCGTTTCTAGTACCTTTTACACTCCCTTTCATGCCGCGCGTATGGTGGCGTCTTTAGACCATATTTCTAAGGGACGTATGGGCTGGAACGTTGTAACTTCTATGTTTGATATGGAAGCGCGTAACCATAACTATGAAGCAATGCCGGTGCATGCCGAGCGCTATCGCCGAGCCGATGAGTTTGTAGATGCGGTATTAAAGCTATGGGACTCGTGGGATGCAGATGCGCTTACCCTAGATAGATTTGGCCATTATGCCGATCCTGCTAAAGTGAAGGCCATTAACCACCATGGCGAATTCTTCTTAGTAGATGGCCCCTTAAATGTGCCGCGCCCGCCCCAAGGGCATCCGGTATTATTTCAAGCAGGAGCCTCTGATCAAGGGCGAGAGCTCGCCGCACGCCGCGCCGAAGCTATTTATGCCGTAGCCTATGATCTCACCGCCGCCCAAGAGTACTACCGAGATATTAAGCGTCGAGTAAAAGCTGCCGGTCGCGATGTTGACGTGCCCATTATGCCCGGCTTAGTAACCTATGTTGCTGCCACCGAAGAAGAAGCAAAAGCTAAGCAACGTGAGCTAGATGAAATGCTGCCCGTGGCCGCTTCTTTGCGTCAATTGGGGTTATTTATTGAGCGCGACTGCTCCGATTGGGATCTGGATTCGCCCATGCCAGCGTTGCCGCCGCTTGCAGAGTTTACTGGGCCTAAAGGGCGCTATGCCACTATTTTGCGCATTATTGAAACCGAGCAACCCACGGTGCGCGAATTATTGGGTCGCTTAGCCGCTGGGGGTGGCCATTGCACTATGGTCGGTACACCAACACAAATTGCCGACCAAATGGAGCTGTGGTTTAACAACGAAGGTGCCGATGGTTTTAATTTAATGCCGCCTTCGCTGCCTTATAGCTTAAATGATTTTGTAGAGCAGGTTGTGCCTGAGCTACAGCGCCGCGGTCTGTTTCGCCAAGACTATGAAACCGACACCCTGCGCGGTCACTTAGGCCTAGCTAAGCCCTAA
- a CDS encoding type 1 glutamine amidotransferase domain-containing protein, giving the protein MKILMIMTSHAKLGDTGKDTGLWLEEFAAPYYVFKDAGAKLTLATPKGGRPPVDPNSLGPDALTPATERLAQDAAANAEFSNTLALNSVSANDFDGIFYPGGHGPLWDLANNPDSARLISQMLSQHKPVAAVCHGPGVFRQVNNAQGQSWVLGKRVTGFSNSEEAAAGLTEVVPFLVEDMLKEQGGHYYKSDDWQPHVETDGLLITGQNPASSAATAQALLDKLGAKS; this is encoded by the coding sequence ATGAAAATTTTAATGATCATGACCTCACACGCCAAGCTGGGAGATACCGGTAAAGATACCGGCCTGTGGTTAGAGGAATTTGCCGCGCCTTATTATGTATTTAAAGATGCGGGCGCCAAGCTTACACTCGCTACCCCAAAAGGCGGTAGACCACCTGTGGATCCCAATAGCTTAGGCCCTGATGCGCTAACACCCGCTACCGAGCGCTTAGCGCAAGATGCAGCGGCGAACGCCGAGTTTTCCAATACCTTGGCACTAAACAGTGTGTCAGCTAACGATTTTGATGGCATTTTTTACCCCGGTGGGCACGGCCCGTTATGGGATTTAGCCAATAACCCCGACTCGGCGCGGTTAATCTCCCAGATGTTAAGCCAACATAAGCCAGTGGCCGCGGTATGTCATGGGCCAGGAGTATTTCGCCAAGTTAACAATGCGCAAGGCCAGTCTTGGGTACTGGGTAAACGAGTTACGGGTTTTAGTAACAGTGAAGAAGCCGCGGCAGGCTTAACTGAAGTGGTGCCGTTTTTAGTAGAAGATATGCTTAAAGAGCAGGGCGGTCATTATTATAAAAGTGACGACTGGCAACCGCATGTAGAAACAGATGGCTTGCTTATTACTGGGCAAAACCCTGCTTCTTCTGCTGCCACAGCGCAGGCGCTATTAGATAAACTGGGTGCTAAGTCTTAA
- the sstT gene encoding serine/threonine transporter SstT, with amino-acid sequence MNQSQPLLLRLTNSVSLVTQIVIGIIVGALLAVFWPSAAQAVGLLGSLFVSALKAVAPILVFVLVLSSIANHRHGSQTSIKPILALYFIGTFVAAVTAVIMSFIFPTTLVLALDAAEATPPEGIAEVLHTLLFQVVDNPINALLTGNFIGILAWAIGLGLVLRHGAESSKHVFRDISEGVSNIVRFVIRLAPLGIFGLVASTIAATGFEVLWGYARLLAVLIGSMLIIALVMNPLIVYFKIRRNPYPLVFKCLRESGVTAFFTRSSAANIPVNMDLCKRLNLHEDTYSVSIPLGATINMGGAAITITVLTLAAVNTLGIEVDFATALLLSVIASVSACGASGVAGGSLLLIPLACSLFGISNEVAMQVVAIGFIIGVLQDSAETGLNSSTDVLFTAAACQAEETKASLVH; translated from the coding sequence ATGAACCAAAGCCAACCTTTATTACTACGCTTAACCAATAGCGTTAGTTTAGTAACGCAAATCGTCATTGGTATTATTGTTGGTGCACTATTGGCCGTGTTTTGGCCCAGTGCTGCCCAAGCTGTGGGCTTATTGGGTAGCTTGTTTGTTAGTGCCTTAAAAGCGGTTGCCCCCATCTTGGTATTTGTGTTGGTGTTATCTTCTATTGCTAATCATCGCCACGGCAGCCAAACCAGTATTAAACCTATTTTAGCGCTGTATTTTATTGGTACCTTTGTGGCCGCGGTAACGGCCGTTATCATGAGCTTTATATTTCCTACTACCTTAGTGCTGGCGCTAGATGCTGCAGAGGCCACGCCGCCCGAGGGCATAGCAGAAGTATTGCATACCTTATTATTCCAAGTCGTTGATAACCCAATTAATGCGCTACTTACGGGTAATTTTATTGGTATTTTAGCCTGGGCCATCGGGCTTGGCTTAGTGTTGCGCCACGGTGCCGAGTCTAGCAAACATGTGTTTCGTGATATCTCCGAGGGGGTTTCTAATATAGTGCGCTTTGTGATCCGCTTAGCGCCCTTAGGTATTTTTGGTTTAGTGGCCAGTACCATAGCCGCGACGGGCTTTGAGGTGTTATGGGGTTATGCGCGCCTACTGGCGGTATTAATTGGCTCTATGCTCATTATCGCCTTAGTGATGAACCCGCTCATTGTGTACTTTAAAATTCGCCGCAATCCGTACCCACTGGTATTTAAGTGCTTGCGCGAAAGTGGCGTAACCGCGTTTTTTACTCGTAGCTCAGCCGCTAATATTCCCGTGAACATGGACTTATGTAAGCGTTTAAACCTACATGAAGACACTTACTCTGTTTCTATTCCGCTAGGCGCCACCATTAATATGGGCGGTGCCGCCATCACTATTACTGTGCTCACCCTAGCGGCAGTAAATACCTTAGGTATTGAAGTCGACTTTGCTACTGCGCTGTTACTGAGTGTGATTGCCTCGGTTTCTGCCTGTGGAGCCTCTGGGGTGGCAGGTGGCTCTTTATTGTTGATACCGCTGGCCTGTAGCTTATTTGGCATCTCTAATGAAGTAGCGATGCAAGTCGTGGCCATTGGTTTTATTATTGGCGTATTACAAGACTCAGCAGAAACGGGGCTTAATAGCTCTACCGATGTGCTGTTTACTGCTGCGGCCTGCCAAGCAGAAGAAACTAAAGCAAGCTTAGTGCATTAA
- a CDS encoding LysR substrate-binding domain-containing protein encodes MISLKQLQAFTSIARYGNLSTAANELFLSKGALSQSLAQLERQLGQVLFDRVHPRLQLNEQGRQLQPLAEEILSRVMDVEHLFAEQGTPTGSLRLGASQTIGNYVLPAILAQQPQLHKVQITHTQALCEKILRFELDLALVEGEHFPPPLISQDWLTDELLVVANPQHELFKRYGEQLVTTPLKLAQLANQAWVLRERESGIRQQFEQQLAPKLAPLGQVLELNTIESIMQAAEHGLGLAFVSRRAAGERISTGRLKVVPLDRMLSRTFKLVWHKQKYHSASLSHFIELCLQHMNKPLP; translated from the coding sequence ATGATCAGTTTAAAGCAGCTGCAAGCCTTCACTAGCATTGCTCGCTATGGCAATTTAAGTACTGCCGCTAACGAGCTTTTTCTAAGTAAAGGCGCTCTTTCTCAGTCGCTGGCGCAATTAGAGCGCCAGCTTGGCCAAGTGCTGTTTGATAGAGTGCATCCGCGTTTGCAGCTTAATGAGCAAGGCCGCCAGCTGCAGCCGCTAGCAGAAGAAATATTAAGCCGAGTGATGGATGTTGAGCATTTATTTGCTGAGCAAGGCACGCCCACGGGCAGCTTGCGCTTGGGTGCCAGTCAAACCATTGGTAATTATGTGCTGCCCGCCATATTGGCTCAGCAACCGCAATTACATAAGGTACAGATCACGCATACCCAAGCCTTGTGCGAGAAGATACTGCGCTTTGAGCTGGATTTAGCATTGGTGGAGGGCGAGCATTTCCCTCCCCCTTTAATTAGCCAAGACTGGCTAACAGATGAATTATTAGTGGTTGCTAACCCGCAGCACGAGCTGTTTAAACGTTATGGCGAGCAACTTGTCACTACCCCGTTGAAATTAGCGCAATTAGCTAACCAAGCATGGGTGTTAAGAGAGCGAGAATCGGGTATTCGCCAGCAATTTGAGCAGCAATTAGCCCCAAAACTGGCACCACTAGGTCAAGTGTTAGAGCTTAATACCATAGAGTCGATTATGCAGGCAGCAGAGCATGGCTTAGGACTAGCCTTTGTGTCACGCCGCGCCGCGGGTGAGCGTATTAGCACCGGTCGATTAAAAGTAGTACCGCTCGATAGAATGCTGAGTCGTACTTTTAAGTTGGTATGGCACAAGCAAAAATATCACTCGGCCTCACTCAGCCATTTTATTGAATTATGTCTGCAACACATGAATAAGCCGTTGCCATAA